A region of Paractinoplanes abujensis DNA encodes the following proteins:
- a CDS encoding dinucleotide-binding protein, which produces MNITVIGRGTLGGGLAGRWESSGHHVTRLGRGGGDVGASEVVLLAVPGDVVEAALASVVGLEGRTVLDATNLYGGAKPPAGFASNAEFVKSVTGGPTAKAFNANFASLFDRVIDARAWPSNLWSGDDETQDVVEQLSHEAGYEAVRLGQLTAASTQEGLAGVLFGIARSGLGEFVYRMAPPEKL; this is translated from the coding sequence ATGAATATCACGGTGATCGGACGAGGCACTCTCGGTGGCGGACTGGCCGGCCGGTGGGAGAGCAGCGGGCACCACGTGACCCGGCTCGGGCGGGGTGGTGGCGACGTCGGCGCTTCGGAGGTGGTGCTGCTCGCCGTGCCCGGGGACGTGGTGGAGGCGGCCCTGGCCTCGGTCGTCGGGCTCGAGGGCCGGACGGTGCTCGACGCCACGAACCTCTACGGCGGCGCCAAACCTCCGGCCGGATTCGCCTCGAACGCCGAGTTCGTCAAGTCGGTGACCGGCGGCCCGACGGCCAAAGCGTTCAACGCCAACTTCGCTTCGCTCTTCGACCGGGTGATCGATGCCCGGGCCTGGCCGAGCAACCTGTGGTCCGGCGACGACGAGACGCAGGACGTGGTCGAGCAGCTCAGTCACGAAGCGGGCTACGAAGCGGTCCGCCTGGGTCAGCTGACCGCGGCCTCGACCCAGGAGGGTCTGGCCGGCGTGCTGTTCGGCATCGCCCGGTCCGGGCTGGGCGAGTTCGTCTACCGGATGGCGCCGCCGGAGAAGCTCTGA
- a CDS encoding S1C family serine protease has translation MEMEVLRPAGGEQTPPTAAEPRPPAWWKRAELRRKLLIGAVVVWAVAITGVVLFRGGSGGSEAPAQGLPSAAPSSEGPLTVPQVYQALRPSVVLIKATGSGQGADSGTGTIVNADGTILTAFHVIEGARSITVSYADGTESPAAVASQDQKQDIATLTPEKLPETLVPAVLGGGAGIGDDVVAIGNPLGLTATTTSGVVSGLERTLSRDRGGDIAGLIQFDAAVNPGSSGGPLINDQGQVIAVVVALANPTDAGTFIGIGFAVPIGSALGAGAGDGQNPPL, from the coding sequence ATGGAGATGGAGGTGCTCCGGCCCGCGGGCGGTGAGCAGACACCACCCACGGCCGCGGAACCGCGGCCGCCCGCCTGGTGGAAAAGGGCGGAATTGCGGCGCAAGCTCCTCATCGGCGCGGTCGTCGTGTGGGCCGTGGCCATCACGGGTGTCGTGCTGTTCCGGGGCGGAAGCGGCGGCTCCGAGGCGCCGGCCCAAGGTCTTCCCTCCGCGGCGCCCTCGTCGGAGGGACCGCTCACTGTGCCGCAGGTCTATCAGGCGTTGCGCCCCTCGGTGGTGCTGATCAAGGCGACCGGAAGCGGGCAGGGCGCCGACTCGGGGACGGGCACGATCGTCAACGCCGACGGCACCATTCTCACGGCTTTCCACGTGATCGAGGGAGCCAGGAGCATCACGGTCTCGTACGCGGACGGCACCGAGTCGCCGGCCGCGGTGGCCTCGCAGGACCAGAAGCAGGACATCGCGACCCTCACCCCGGAGAAACTGCCCGAGACGTTGGTGCCCGCGGTGCTCGGCGGTGGCGCCGGGATCGGCGACGACGTGGTGGCCATCGGCAACCCGCTGGGGCTGACCGCGACCACGACCAGCGGCGTCGTCTCCGGGCTGGAGCGAACGCTCAGCCGTGACCGGGGCGGCGACATCGCAGGGCTCATCCAGTTCGACGCGGCGGTCAACCCGGGCAGTTCGGGCGGGCCCCTCATCAACGATCAAGGCCAGGTCATCGCGGTCGTGGTCGCCCTGGCCAACCCGACCGACGCCGGCACTTTCATCGGCATCGGCTTCGCCGTCCCGATCGGCTCCGCGCTGGGGGCCGGCGCGGGCGACGGGCAGAACCCACCGCTGTAG
- a CDS encoding AAA family ATPase — MNMPARGAYHWTDAPPASAGPVEKVLYEVKKTIVGQDMLLERLLVALLARGHILVEGVPGLAKTLAVKSLAEAIGGEFHRVQFTPDLVPADIVGTRVYHQPTGEFQVQLGPVFTNLLLADEINRAPAKVQSALLEVMQERQVTIGRDTHKVPNPFLVMATQNPIETEGTYPLPEAQTDRFMMKVVVGYPSVTEEFVVVERALGTAAVIQRIIDPETLVGLQRQADQVYVDPSLIEFAVQLAHATREPARIGLTDLTRYVTFGASPRSSISLVLAGRALAFIRGREYVVPEDLTDLALDVMRHRLVLSYEALSDDVTADVILQKVLANVAVPEPAGRGR, encoded by the coding sequence ATGAACATGCCGGCACGCGGCGCCTACCACTGGACCGACGCCCCGCCGGCCTCGGCCGGACCCGTCGAGAAGGTGCTCTACGAGGTCAAGAAGACCATCGTGGGTCAGGACATGCTGCTCGAGCGGCTGCTCGTGGCGCTGCTGGCGCGGGGGCACATCCTGGTCGAGGGGGTGCCCGGTCTGGCCAAGACGCTGGCCGTGAAGTCGCTGGCCGAGGCGATCGGCGGCGAGTTCCACCGGGTGCAGTTCACCCCCGACCTGGTGCCGGCCGACATCGTGGGCACCCGTGTCTATCACCAGCCCACCGGGGAGTTCCAGGTGCAGCTGGGCCCGGTCTTCACCAACCTGCTGCTGGCCGACGAGATCAACCGGGCGCCCGCGAAGGTGCAGTCGGCGCTGCTCGAGGTCATGCAGGAACGGCAGGTCACGATCGGTCGCGACACCCACAAGGTGCCCAACCCGTTCCTGGTCATGGCCACGCAGAACCCGATCGAGACCGAGGGCACCTATCCGCTGCCGGAGGCGCAGACCGACCGGTTCATGATGAAGGTGGTCGTCGGCTATCCGAGCGTGACCGAGGAGTTCGTCGTCGTCGAGCGGGCGCTCGGCACGGCCGCGGTCATCCAGCGCATCATCGACCCCGAGACGCTCGTCGGGCTGCAACGACAGGCCGACCAGGTGTACGTCGACCCGTCGCTGATCGAGTTCGCGGTGCAGCTGGCCCACGCCACCCGAGAACCGGCGCGCATCGGCCTGACCGACCTGACCCGGTACGTGACGTTCGGGGCGAGTCCCCGCTCGTCGATCAGCCTCGTGCTGGCGGGCCGTGCGCTCGCGTTCATCCGGGGACGCGAATACGTCGTACCGGAAGATCTGACCGATTTGGCGCTGGACGTGATGCGGCATCGGCTCGTGCTGTCGTACGAGGCGCTCTCGGACGATGTGACGGCCGACGTGATCCTGCAGAAGGTCCTGGCCAACGTGGCGGTTCCCGAGCCGGCCGGGCGGGGACGCTGA
- a CDS encoding DUF58 domain-containing protein translates to MTPAPDRLLRRLEWRLGRRLDGRLQGNYRTVWHGAGIDFTDLRLYAAEDDVRHIDWNVTARLDEPYVRQYTEDRELTAWLVIDRSASMRFGREKGKESTATELAASIARLISRGGNRVGAILFDNLSHHVIPPRGGRDQVLRITRELLRPTPPDKPGRTTDLSAMLQLAAATTAKRRSLVFVMSDFIGDPGWDRPLARLTHRHEVVVIRVVDPAEVELPDLGVILVEDAETGEQLLVDTSDPLLRGRLAEQAGAREDELAAGMRRAGVRAQRVTTDQDLLAALVDMVGRSGRRR, encoded by the coding sequence ATGACGCCGGCCCCGGACCGGCTGCTCCGGCGCCTGGAGTGGCGGCTCGGCCGGCGCCTCGACGGGCGGCTGCAGGGCAACTACCGCACGGTGTGGCACGGCGCCGGCATCGACTTCACCGACCTGCGGCTGTACGCGGCCGAGGACGACGTGCGGCACATCGACTGGAACGTCACCGCGCGGCTGGACGAGCCGTACGTGCGGCAGTACACCGAGGATCGGGAGCTGACGGCGTGGCTGGTGATCGACCGGTCGGCGTCGATGCGGTTCGGCCGCGAAAAAGGCAAGGAGTCGACGGCCACCGAGCTGGCCGCGAGCATCGCGCGGCTGATCTCGCGGGGTGGCAACCGGGTCGGGGCGATCCTGTTCGACAACCTCAGCCACCACGTGATCCCGCCCCGCGGCGGCCGCGACCAGGTCTTGCGGATCACCCGTGAGCTGCTGCGGCCCACGCCCCCGGACAAGCCGGGCCGGACGACCGACCTGTCGGCGATGCTGCAGCTGGCCGCGGCCACCACGGCCAAGCGGCGCAGCCTGGTCTTCGTGATGAGCGACTTCATCGGCGACCCCGGCTGGGACCGGCCGCTGGCCCGGCTCACCCACCGGCACGAGGTCGTGGTGATCCGGGTGGTCGACCCGGCCGAGGTCGAGCTGCCCGACCTCGGCGTGATCCTGGTCGAGGACGCCGAGACCGGTGAGCAGCTGCTGGTCGACACGAGCGACCCGCTGCTGCGGGGGCGGCTGGCCGAGCAGGCCGGGGCCCGCGAGGACGAGCTGGCCGCGGGCATGCGGCGGGCCGGGGTCCGCGCCCAGCGCGTCACCACCGATCAGGACCTGCTGGCGGCGCTGGTCGACATGGTCGGCCGTTCGGGCCGGAGGCGCTGA
- a CDS encoding vWA domain-containing protein gives MSFLYPAVPAVALLVTVAAVAAYGNLQKRRTAALRRAGLAPPGRIKRHLPYGLILLALPILLVGLGRPSAEVTTPRVSGTVLLAFDVSNSMRAEDVTPSRLTAAQTAAKQFVEEQPGTVDVGVLVFGDQALLTQAPTDDHDAALAAIGRLSASGGTSLGQAILVALGTITGKPVTLPEDGAPAPDLGYWPSATIVVFSDGQETGGPDVEAAAGLAAAAGVRIQAVGVGTERGGTVEVDGFQLGTALDASLLTAMARTTGGSYLPAGDANTLNDTTKSIDLRLTAKKEPLELTAPFAGAALLLLMLGAVLGTRWHGRIV, from the coding sequence GTGAGCTTCCTCTATCCGGCTGTGCCGGCGGTCGCGCTGCTCGTCACCGTCGCGGCCGTGGCGGCGTACGGGAATCTGCAGAAACGACGAACCGCGGCGCTGCGCCGGGCCGGGTTGGCGCCGCCGGGGAGAATCAAACGGCATCTCCCGTACGGGCTGATCCTGCTCGCCCTGCCGATCCTGCTCGTGGGCCTGGGCCGCCCGTCGGCGGAGGTCACCACGCCCCGCGTGTCGGGGACGGTGCTGCTGGCTTTCGACGTGTCGAACAGCATGCGGGCCGAGGACGTGACGCCGTCGCGGCTCACCGCGGCCCAGACGGCGGCGAAACAGTTCGTCGAGGAACAGCCGGGCACGGTCGACGTGGGGGTGCTCGTCTTCGGTGATCAGGCGCTGCTGACCCAGGCCCCGACCGACGACCACGACGCCGCGCTGGCCGCGATCGGGCGGCTCTCAGCGAGCGGCGGCACCTCGCTCGGACAGGCGATCCTGGTCGCGCTGGGCACGATCACCGGCAAGCCGGTCACGCTGCCCGAGGACGGAGCGCCCGCACCCGATCTGGGCTACTGGCCGTCGGCGACGATCGTGGTGTTCTCGGACGGGCAGGAGACCGGCGGGCCCGACGTCGAGGCGGCGGCCGGGCTGGCCGCGGCCGCGGGCGTCCGGATCCAGGCCGTCGGGGTGGGCACCGAGCGCGGCGGGACCGTCGAGGTGGACGGGTTCCAGCTCGGCACCGCGCTCGACGCGTCGCTGCTGACCGCGATGGCCCGGACGACCGGCGGCTCGTACCTGCCGGCCGGCGACGCGAACACGTTGAACGACACGACCAAGTCGATCGACCTGCGGCTGACCGCCAAGAAGGAGCCGCTCGAGCTGACCGCGCCGTTCGCCGGCGCCGCCCTGCTGCTGCTCATGCTGGGGGCCGTGCTCGGCACCCGCTGGCACGGAAGGATCGTCTGA
- a CDS encoding vWA domain-containing protein, whose product MSFSWPWALTALLAVPLLLAIRWWFNRRRKRSAITVSSVALIRAALPGRSSWRRRIPVWLFLAALLALGFAAARPEASVSVPSNSTSVLLAIDVSGSMCSTDVQPNRFTVATDAARKFVREQEDGTRIGLVAFSGIAGLLVAPTTDKDSLLDAIDTLRTARGTAIGQAILTSIDAIAESNPRVAKTGVELTGPGQLGDYEPDTIVVLTDGSNTTGVDPETAAEQAAARRVRVYTIGFGTTEPAPMVCTADQIGGDSPFGGGRGWGGGRGGGRNQEIDEQALTQVADTTGGRYFRAEDADQLVDVLTDLPREFNLRKQDVEITFWFVLAASLLVVTAVGLSLWWNRPQPYRPSSR is encoded by the coding sequence ATGTCGTTCAGCTGGCCGTGGGCCCTGACCGCGCTGCTCGCGGTGCCGCTGCTGCTGGCGATCCGCTGGTGGTTCAACCGGCGGCGCAAGCGCTCGGCGATCACCGTGTCGAGCGTCGCGCTGATCCGGGCCGCGCTGCCCGGGCGGTCGTCGTGGCGGCGGCGCATCCCGGTCTGGTTGTTCCTGGCCGCGCTGCTCGCTCTCGGGTTCGCGGCGGCCCGGCCCGAGGCGTCGGTCTCGGTGCCGTCGAACAGCACCTCGGTGCTGCTGGCGATCGACGTGTCGGGCTCCATGTGCTCGACCGACGTGCAGCCCAACCGGTTCACGGTGGCCACCGACGCGGCCCGCAAATTCGTCCGCGAGCAGGAGGACGGCACGCGGATCGGGCTGGTCGCGTTCTCCGGCATCGCCGGTCTGCTGGTCGCGCCCACCACCGACAAGGACTCGCTGCTCGACGCCATCGACACCCTCCGGACGGCCCGCGGCACAGCCATCGGGCAGGCGATCCTGACGTCGATCGACGCGATCGCGGAGAGCAACCCGCGGGTGGCCAAGACGGGCGTCGAGCTGACCGGCCCGGGGCAGCTGGGCGACTACGAGCCGGACACGATCGTCGTGCTCACCGACGGGTCCAACACCACCGGCGTCGACCCGGAGACCGCGGCCGAGCAGGCGGCGGCCCGGCGGGTGCGGGTCTACACGATCGGGTTCGGCACGACCGAGCCGGCGCCGATGGTGTGCACGGCCGACCAGATCGGCGGCGACTCCCCGTTCGGCGGCGGCCGGGGCTGGGGTGGCGGCCGGGGCGGCGGACGCAACCAGGAGATCGACGAGCAGGCGCTGACCCAGGTGGCCGACACGACGGGCGGGCGCTACTTCCGGGCCGAGGACGCCGACCAGCTGGTGGACGTGCTGACCGACCTGCCGCGCGAGTTCAACCTGCGCAAGCAGGACGTCGAGATCACGTTCTGGTTCGTGCTGGCGGCGTCGCTGCTGGTGGTGACGGCGGTCGGGCTCAGCCTGTGGTGGAACCGGCCGCAGCCCTACCGGCCCTCCTCGAGATAG
- a CDS encoding NUDIX domain-containing protein, with the protein MTSGDFWTHLPTKLVGAGALLTDDAGRFLVVEPTYKPEWEIPGGVVEAGESPRTGVRRELREELGLAIDVTDLLVIDWSPPPPGQPGRPDGLMLVFDAGVLPADEAAHITLPADELRSHRWCTDAEAATLLAPRLARRMTAARKARAAGTLLYLEEGR; encoded by the coding sequence ATGACCTCGGGCGACTTCTGGACGCACCTGCCCACCAAGCTGGTCGGCGCGGGCGCACTGCTCACCGATGACGCCGGCCGCTTCCTCGTGGTCGAACCCACCTACAAACCGGAGTGGGAGATCCCCGGCGGCGTCGTCGAGGCCGGCGAGTCACCCCGTACGGGCGTCCGGCGCGAACTGCGGGAGGAACTGGGCCTCGCCATCGACGTGACCGACCTGCTGGTCATCGACTGGTCGCCGCCCCCACCCGGTCAGCCCGGCCGCCCCGACGGCCTGATGCTCGTCTTCGACGCCGGCGTGCTCCCCGCCGACGAGGCCGCCCACATCACCCTGCCCGCCGACGAGCTACGCAGCCACCGCTGGTGCACCGACGCCGAAGCCGCCACCCTGCTGGCCCCGCGCCTGGCCCGCCGCATGACCGCCGCCCGGAAAGCCCGGGCCGCCGGCACCCTGCTCTATCTCGAGGAGGGCCGGTAG